The proteins below are encoded in one region of Festucalex cinctus isolate MCC-2025b chromosome 2, RoL_Fcin_1.0, whole genome shotgun sequence:
- the tead3a gene encoding transcriptional enhancer factor TEF-5 isoform X3, with translation MYGRNELIARYIKLRTGKTRTRKQVSSHIQVLARKRVREYQASIKDQVSKDKALQTVANLSSAQIVSASVMKSQASFPPPVRFWPGHVPGQPGHSQDIKPFAQPPYTTLAAPVPAPINYESLPPPRPAAIAAPVWQDRTIASAKLRLLEYSAFMETQKDREMYKHLFVHIGPSNPSYSDPVLESIDVRQIYDKFSEKKGGLKELYEKGPHNAFFLVKFWADLSSDLEEGSSAFYGVSSQYSGAENITISVSTKVCSFGKQVVEKVETEYAHTEGGKHVFRIHRSPMCEYMINFIHKLKHLPEKYMMNSVLENFTILQVVSNRETQETLLCIAFVFEVSTSEHGAQYHVYRLVND, from the exons ATGTATG GTCGAAATGAGCTGATAGCTCGCTATATTAAACTACGGACAGGAaagacacgcacacgcaaacag GTGTCTAGTCACATTCAGGTTCTGGCCCGCAAGAGGGTGCGTGAATACCAGGCGAGCATCAAG gaccagGTTTCCAAAGACAAAGCACTACAGACAGTGGCCAACCTTTCATCAGCTCAGATTGTGTCTGCAAGTGTGATGAAAAGCCAAGCTTCTTTCCCTCCACCGGTCAGG TTTTGGCCCGGCCATGTGCCAGGACAGCCTGGACATTCTCAGGA CATCAAGCCCTTTGCACAGCCGCCATACACAACACTAGCAGCTCCTGTTCCTGCACCCATCA ACTATGAGTCCCTGCCTCCCCCTCGCCCGGCAGCCATCGCAGCGCCTGTGTGGCAGGACAGAACCATTGCCTCAGCAAAACTACGGCTTCTGGAGTACTCTGCTTTTATGGAGACTCAGAAAGACAGAGAGATG TACAAGCATCTGTTTGTGCATATTGGCCCATCCAACCCCAGCTACAGCGACCCAGTGCTGGAGTCCATTGATGTCAGGCAGATTTACGATAAGTTCTCCGAGAAGAAGGGAGGCCTAAAGGAGCTGTATGAGAAAGGGCCCCACAATGCTTTCTTTCTTGTCAAGTTCTGG GCAGATCTGAGCAGTGATCTTGAGGAAGGTTCCAGCGCATTCTACGGTGTGAGTAGCCAGTACAGTGGAGCAGAGAATATCACAATCAGCGTCTCAACAAAAGTCTGCTCCTTTGGCAAACAGGTGGTGGAGAAAGTGGAG ACGGAGTATGCGCATACGGAAGGAGGAAAGCACGTTTTCCGTATCCATCGATCACCAATGTGTGAATATATGatcaactttatccacaaaCTCAAACATCTACCGGAGAAATATATGATGAATAGCGTGTTGGAGAACTTCACTATACTACAG GTGGTGTCCAACAGAGAAACTCAGGAGACTCTGTTGTGTATCGCTTTTGTGTTTGAAGTGTCCACCAGTGAACACGGAGCACAGTACCACGTTTACCGACTAGTTAACGACTAG
- the tead3a gene encoding transcriptional enhancer factor TEF-5 isoform X4: MYGRNELIARYIKLRTGKTRTRKQVSSHLQVLAKRKSREIHSKLKDQVSKDKALQTVANLSSAQIVSASVMKSQASFPPPVRFWPGHVPGQPGHSQDIKPFAQPPYTTLAAPVPAPINYESLPPPRPAAIAAPVWQDRTIASAKLRLLEYSAFMETQKDREMYKHLFVHIGPSNPSYSDPVLESIDVRQIYDKFSEKKGGLKELYEKGPHNAFFLVKFWADLSSDLEEGSSAFYGVSSQYSGAENITISVSTKVCSFGKQVVEKVETEYAHTEGGKHVFRIHRSPMCEYMINFIHKLKHLPEKYMMNSVLENFTILQVVSNRETQETLLCIAFVFEVSTSEHGAQYHVYRLVND, from the exons ATGTATG GTCGAAATGAGCTGATAGCTCGCTATATTAAACTACGGACAGGAaagacacgcacacgcaaacag GTCTCTAGTCACCTGCAAGTCTTGGCCAAACGAAAGTCTCGTGAGATTCACTCTAAGCTGAAG gaccagGTTTCCAAAGACAAAGCACTACAGACAGTGGCCAACCTTTCATCAGCTCAGATTGTGTCTGCAAGTGTGATGAAAAGCCAAGCTTCTTTCCCTCCACCGGTCAGG TTTTGGCCCGGCCATGTGCCAGGACAGCCTGGACATTCTCAGGA CATCAAGCCCTTTGCACAGCCGCCATACACAACACTAGCAGCTCCTGTTCCTGCACCCATCA ACTATGAGTCCCTGCCTCCCCCTCGCCCGGCAGCCATCGCAGCGCCTGTGTGGCAGGACAGAACCATTGCCTCAGCAAAACTACGGCTTCTGGAGTACTCTGCTTTTATGGAGACTCAGAAAGACAGAGAGATG TACAAGCATCTGTTTGTGCATATTGGCCCATCCAACCCCAGCTACAGCGACCCAGTGCTGGAGTCCATTGATGTCAGGCAGATTTACGATAAGTTCTCCGAGAAGAAGGGAGGCCTAAAGGAGCTGTATGAGAAAGGGCCCCACAATGCTTTCTTTCTTGTCAAGTTCTGG GCAGATCTGAGCAGTGATCTTGAGGAAGGTTCCAGCGCATTCTACGGTGTGAGTAGCCAGTACAGTGGAGCAGAGAATATCACAATCAGCGTCTCAACAAAAGTCTGCTCCTTTGGCAAACAGGTGGTGGAGAAAGTGGAG ACGGAGTATGCGCATACGGAAGGAGGAAAGCACGTTTTCCGTATCCATCGATCACCAATGTGTGAATATATGatcaactttatccacaaaCTCAAACATCTACCGGAGAAATATATGATGAATAGCGTGTTGGAGAACTTCACTATACTACAG GTGGTGTCCAACAGAGAAACTCAGGAGACTCTGTTGTGTATCGCTTTTGTGTTTGAAGTGTCCACCAGTGAACACGGAGCACAGTACCACGTTTACCGACTAGTTAACGACTAG
- the tead3a gene encoding transcriptional enhancer factor TEF-5 isoform X2, giving the protein MYGRNELIARYIKLRTGKTRTRKQVSSHIQVLARKRVREYQASIKAMNLDQVSKDKALQTVANLSSAQIVSASVMKSQASFPPPVRFWPGHVPGQPGHSQDIKPFAQPPYTTLAAPVPAPINYESLPPPRPAAIAAPVWQDRTIASAKLRLLEYSAFMETQKDREMYKHLFVHIGPSNPSYSDPVLESIDVRQIYDKFSEKKGGLKELYEKGPHNAFFLVKFWADLSSDLEEGSSAFYGVSSQYSGAENITISVSTKVCSFGKQVVEKVETEYAHTEGGKHVFRIHRSPMCEYMINFIHKLKHLPEKYMMNSVLENFTILQVVSNRETQETLLCIAFVFEVSTSEHGAQYHVYRLVND; this is encoded by the exons ATGTATG GTCGAAATGAGCTGATAGCTCGCTATATTAAACTACGGACAGGAaagacacgcacacgcaaacag GTGTCTAGTCACATTCAGGTTCTGGCCCGCAAGAGGGTGCGTGAATACCAGGCGAGCATCAAG GCCATGAATTTG gaccagGTTTCCAAAGACAAAGCACTACAGACAGTGGCCAACCTTTCATCAGCTCAGATTGTGTCTGCAAGTGTGATGAAAAGCCAAGCTTCTTTCCCTCCACCGGTCAGG TTTTGGCCCGGCCATGTGCCAGGACAGCCTGGACATTCTCAGGA CATCAAGCCCTTTGCACAGCCGCCATACACAACACTAGCAGCTCCTGTTCCTGCACCCATCA ACTATGAGTCCCTGCCTCCCCCTCGCCCGGCAGCCATCGCAGCGCCTGTGTGGCAGGACAGAACCATTGCCTCAGCAAAACTACGGCTTCTGGAGTACTCTGCTTTTATGGAGACTCAGAAAGACAGAGAGATG TACAAGCATCTGTTTGTGCATATTGGCCCATCCAACCCCAGCTACAGCGACCCAGTGCTGGAGTCCATTGATGTCAGGCAGATTTACGATAAGTTCTCCGAGAAGAAGGGAGGCCTAAAGGAGCTGTATGAGAAAGGGCCCCACAATGCTTTCTTTCTTGTCAAGTTCTGG GCAGATCTGAGCAGTGATCTTGAGGAAGGTTCCAGCGCATTCTACGGTGTGAGTAGCCAGTACAGTGGAGCAGAGAATATCACAATCAGCGTCTCAACAAAAGTCTGCTCCTTTGGCAAACAGGTGGTGGAGAAAGTGGAG ACGGAGTATGCGCATACGGAAGGAGGAAAGCACGTTTTCCGTATCCATCGATCACCAATGTGTGAATATATGatcaactttatccacaaaCTCAAACATCTACCGGAGAAATATATGATGAATAGCGTGTTGGAGAACTTCACTATACTACAG GTGGTGTCCAACAGAGAAACTCAGGAGACTCTGTTGTGTATCGCTTTTGTGTTTGAAGTGTCCACCAGTGAACACGGAGCACAGTACCACGTTTACCGACTAGTTAACGACTAG
- the tead3a gene encoding transcriptional enhancer factor TEF-5 isoform X1, with protein MYGRNELIARYIKLRTGKTRTRKQVSSHIQVLARKRVSSHLQVLAKRKSREIHSKLKDQVSKDKALQTVANLSSAQIVSASVMKSQASFPPPVRFWPGHVPGQPGHSQDIKPFAQPPYTTLAAPVPAPINYESLPPPRPAAIAAPVWQDRTIASAKLRLLEYSAFMETQKDREMYKHLFVHIGPSNPSYSDPVLESIDVRQIYDKFSEKKGGLKELYEKGPHNAFFLVKFWADLSSDLEEGSSAFYGVSSQYSGAENITISVSTKVCSFGKQVVEKVETEYAHTEGGKHVFRIHRSPMCEYMINFIHKLKHLPEKYMMNSVLENFTILQVVSNRETQETLLCIAFVFEVSTSEHGAQYHVYRLVND; from the exons ATGTATG GTCGAAATGAGCTGATAGCTCGCTATATTAAACTACGGACAGGAaagacacgcacacgcaaacag GTGTCTAGTCACATTCAGGTTCTGGCCCGCAAGAGG GTCTCTAGTCACCTGCAAGTCTTGGCCAAACGAAAGTCTCGTGAGATTCACTCTAAGCTGAAG gaccagGTTTCCAAAGACAAAGCACTACAGACAGTGGCCAACCTTTCATCAGCTCAGATTGTGTCTGCAAGTGTGATGAAAAGCCAAGCTTCTTTCCCTCCACCGGTCAGG TTTTGGCCCGGCCATGTGCCAGGACAGCCTGGACATTCTCAGGA CATCAAGCCCTTTGCACAGCCGCCATACACAACACTAGCAGCTCCTGTTCCTGCACCCATCA ACTATGAGTCCCTGCCTCCCCCTCGCCCGGCAGCCATCGCAGCGCCTGTGTGGCAGGACAGAACCATTGCCTCAGCAAAACTACGGCTTCTGGAGTACTCTGCTTTTATGGAGACTCAGAAAGACAGAGAGATG TACAAGCATCTGTTTGTGCATATTGGCCCATCCAACCCCAGCTACAGCGACCCAGTGCTGGAGTCCATTGATGTCAGGCAGATTTACGATAAGTTCTCCGAGAAGAAGGGAGGCCTAAAGGAGCTGTATGAGAAAGGGCCCCACAATGCTTTCTTTCTTGTCAAGTTCTGG GCAGATCTGAGCAGTGATCTTGAGGAAGGTTCCAGCGCATTCTACGGTGTGAGTAGCCAGTACAGTGGAGCAGAGAATATCACAATCAGCGTCTCAACAAAAGTCTGCTCCTTTGGCAAACAGGTGGTGGAGAAAGTGGAG ACGGAGTATGCGCATACGGAAGGAGGAAAGCACGTTTTCCGTATCCATCGATCACCAATGTGTGAATATATGatcaactttatccacaaaCTCAAACATCTACCGGAGAAATATATGATGAATAGCGTGTTGGAGAACTTCACTATACTACAG GTGGTGTCCAACAGAGAAACTCAGGAGACTCTGTTGTGTATCGCTTTTGTGTTTGAAGTGTCCACCAGTGAACACGGAGCACAGTACCACGTTTACCGACTAGTTAACGACTAG